GCGGCCGCGCCGAGCCCCAGAACCACGCGCGGATCCACCGCACCCTCGGTCACCGTCAGGATCGGGACCGGGCGGGGGGCCTCCGCCTCGACCACCGCACGGGCCTTCGTCACGCCGTCCTCGCCCGCCAGGTCTGCCTTGGTCAGCAGCACGATATCGGCGCAGGAGATCTGGTCCTCGAAGACTTCCGACAGCGGTGTTTCGTGATCCACACTCTCGTCCGCCTCGCGCTGGGCCTGAACCGCGGCCGGGTCCGGTGCGAAGAGCCCCGCCGCCACCGCCTCGGCATCGGCGAGCGCGATTACACCGTCCACGGTCACGCGCGAGCGGATCGGCGGCCAGTCGAACGCCTTCAGCAGCGGTTTGGGCAGCGCGAGCCCCGAGGTCTCGATGAGAATGTGATCGGGGCGCTGCGGCAGGGCCAGCAGGGCCTCGATCGTGGGGATGAATTCGTCCGCGACCGTGCAGCAGATGCAGCCATTGGCCAGCTCGACGATGCTCTCGGCCGGGCAATTCTCGTCGGCGCAGGATTTCAGGATATCGCCGTCCACCCCGGCGGTGCCGAATTCGTTGACCAGCACCGCGAGGCGCCGGCCTTCGGGATTGGCCATGAGATGACGCACCAGCGTGGTCTTGCCAGAGCCGAGAAAGCCGGTGATGACTGTGACGGGGATTTTATTCAGATCGGACATCTGCAACTCCTTTGGGGTCAGTCCTGCGGCGGAAGCCGGGCGATGGATTGCTTGCGGAAGATCTCCGGGCGCTCGCGCCAGGGAACGCGCCCGTCCTCGCTCGCGGCATAGCGCGCCGCGCCCTCGAGGATCGCCTCGACATGGCGGTCGGGATCGAGGTCGCCATAGATGTAGCTCCAGCGCTTCGGCCCGCCGGAAAGCGCGATGGTGCAGCCGCGCGTGCAGGCCGACAGGCAGGCGACGGGGCGGATCGTGACAGTGTCGGGCAGGCACGCCGCCTCGAGCCGCCCCAGCAGGCGCGCTCCGGGACGCGGCTCCTCCGTCTCGGGCGGACCGCCCGCGACGCGCCGGCAGGTTTGGCAGATCATCAGGGTCACCCCGCCCATCTCGCAGTCCTCCAAAGGGACGATGCGGGAGCGGAAGGCAGGAGAGGCGGTGGACAAGCCATCTCTAGCCGGCCGCGACACACCCCGTTCGCCCGAAACAAATCTGTGCTGGCAGGTCTCCCGGCTTGCGGATCCCGGAGCATTGCGCTCCTGCGGTCCACCCGCCTTCCCGGCACATTGGCCAGTGGCTTCGGGCGGACCTCTCCGGTCACGGTCGCGGGGGCGGCTGCGCTTTGACCTTTGCGGTCTGTCGCATTCCCTCTTCGCCTGTCACAGACAGGAACCAGCTGGCCCTCACCTGAGGCAAAGCCGGTGTGGTTGTCAAGGACGGGATGGCAGGGATGCGTCCATCTGCGCCGGCCAGCACCGCTCTTCGCCATCGGGAGAGGAGGCTGAGTGAGAGGGACTGCTGCGGTGGCGCAGGACGCTCCGGGAGAACAAGGCTAAGCGCCGGATCCGTCCGGCTATGCCGGAGCATCTTGCAGGGCGGCGAATGTGCGACGGATCCTGTCGATCAGATCCGTCTGCGGCGCGGAAAAGACGGTCTTCCTGTCGTAGATCAGGAACAGGGGCATGGTGAGCTCGATCCCAGGCGTGCGCACGATGCGGAGGCCTTCCCTTTCGAGATCGGCGGGCAGCGCGCTCTGGAAGACGAAACCCGGCCCGATATCGGCGCGAATGGCAGCCAGGATCGGCTCCGGATGTCCGAATTCCAGCACGCTGTTGGTCCTCACCACCCCTGCCGTGCGCAGCGCCTCGTCGATCAGCTCGCGCGCGATCTGTCCCTTCATCGGCGTCACGAACGGCAGGGAGGCGAGTTCGGACAGGGTGGCGACGTCGCCCACCAGCGTACTGTCGAGAGCCGCGACGAGGAATAGCGGCTCCTTCCAGAGCAGCTCGGTCTCGAGCCGCGACGTGTCCTGCGTCGGGTCGATCAGCGTCACGCCGAAATCGCAATCTCCGGACAGCACCGCCTGCGTCGCGAGGTGGGGGCTGGACATCGACATGCAGACCTTGGCAGCCGGATATTCCTTGTGAAACCGGATAATGATATCGGGAAGTTTATAAGTTCCGACAACCATGGCCGCCGCGATCTTGGTCTGGCCCAGCACGCCCTTCTTGATGTCGGCGAGATCGAGAAGCATTTCGGAGCTGCGTTGCATGACCTCCGTCGCCCAGGAATAGACCCGTTCACCCGCCTGCGTCAGTTCGATATTGCGCCCCGTCTTGCGGACCAACTGCGTTCCGAGGCTGTCCTCGAGGCTGCGCAGATGCGAGGTGACGGCGGGCTGCGCGATGTTGAGCCGCTCGGCGGTTCGGGTCACGCTCGAATACCTTGCGATCATGCAGAACACGTTGAGCTTGTGCAGCGTCAGATTGCGCGAATGCAGGAATTCGCTGGTCAGGGCGGTGAGCGGCGCCTGGGGCGGGGATTTCGTCATATCGGCTCGGACTTCGGTTTCGGGCGGCTGCCGGCGGCGGGGGCGGGCGGGATCGTGCCCGCAGACCGCCCTCCCGCCGCAGGGTTGCGCGATACAGCATAGCCGAAAAGCGCGATTTCCAAAGCCTTTCCTCGCGAGGCCGGAGCCGGGCGGCAATCTCCATTCATAAGTTTTAAGTTATGAATTTTTTGCAGGTTGATATTGGACAAACCCGCCTCCGATTTCGAAAAATAACGGAAACAAGGCATGCAGGACGCCCGAGCGTTCCTGCGCAAACGGGAGGACATCGCGCCATCGTCCATGAGGGGGTGGCACATCGGCGGCACCGGAGGAGACGACCCGTCCCGCCGCCGCGATACAGCCATTGTTTCTGGGGCGCAGGCTCTCGAACTCCGCACGGAAGATGCAGGGGAGAGCAGGCGCGGGGCCATGGGAGGAGGCCGCCATGAACGCATCGCACAAGACGAGAGTCTCATTGACACAGGAGCAGATGGTGCTCGCCATTTCCGGCGTGCTGTTTGTCGCCTTCTCACTGTTTCTCGACAATTTCTTTCAGATCTCGAACCTTCTGTCGCTGTTGCAGAACGTGTCGATCCTCGGAGTCCTGGCGGTCGGGATGGCTGTGGTGGTGATCGGCCGCGGCATCGACCTGACGATGGTCGCGGTGATGGTGTTCTCGACCGGCTGGGCCTTCGTGCTCGTGTCCCGCGGGATGCCGATCGAGCTGGCACTTCTGCTGGGCATGCTGCTCGCACTCGGGATCGGCATCGTGAACGGGATCCTCGTCGCCTATGTCGAGATCCCGGACATCTTCGCCACGCTCGCGATGGCCACCGTCATCGCCGGGTTGGGGCGGTTCGCGCTCGTGCCCAGCGACAACATCTTCATCGGCGGCGACCTGGGCTGGCTGTCCGCACTCGGCACCGGCACGCTTGCGGCGATCCCGATGCCCGTCGTGCTGTTCCTCGTCATCGCCTGTGTCGCCTTCGTGGGCCTGCGCCTGACGCGCTACGGAGCCTTCATCTACGCCATCGGCGACAACCCCCTCGCCTCGCGCAACAGCGGCATTCCGATCCGGCCGATCCGCGTCCTGATGTACGGCATCTCCGCCTTCGTCGCCTTCTGCGCCGGGCTGATCATGGCGATGACGGTGTCCTCCGTGAACACCAAGCTCGCCAATTCGACGATGATCTACGACATCATCCTCGTGGTGGTGATCGGCGGCATCGGGCTTGCCGGGGGCAAGGGCAGCATCCGCAACGTCATCGCCGGCACGCTGCTCATCGGATTGCTGCTCAACGGCATGACGATCATGAACATCAGCTATTCGGCGCAGAACATCATCAAGAGCCTCATCCTGCTCTTGGCGATCATCGTCGACTCGGTGGTCAACCCGCGGGACGAACAGACGTCCCAGCAGGGCGATATATGAACAAGAATATTGAGAACAAACGCATATGAACATGTCTCAGGGGAGGAGAAACATGACACTGACAAGGTTGAGAAAGGCCCTCGGCATCGCAGCGCTCGCGGGTGCTGCCCTCGGAACCGCCGCGCCGGCATCGGCGGAACGTCCCGATGACGGTCTGGTCTTCACGTATCAGGAGGCCCTCGCGGGCAAGAAGGTCGCCTTTGTCCCGATCACCATGGGATTCGATCTTACCCAGGGCTGGATGGCCGCGGTGCAACGCGACGCGGACCGGCTCGGATACGAGCTGACGATCCGCGACCCCAACTGGAACGTCGACGCCGGCGCACAGGCGATCGAGCAGCTCATCAACGAAAAGCCCGACCTGCTGATCGTCCACAACAACGACATGCAGGCCTATACCAAGCTCATCCGCAGGGCGATGAGCGCGGGCATCAACGTGATCCAGATGAACCTGAAGACGCCGGTCAATTCCGACGCATTCGTGGGCGGCGACTGGTACGACGTCGGGGTCAAGACGGCGCAGGAGGCTGCACGCTTCTGCGGCGAAGGGACCTCGGGCAAGATTGCCGTGGTGCAGGGGCCGGTGACCGCTCCGCCGAACCAGCTCGGTGTCGCCGGGGTCGAGGACGCCCTGGCCGAATACCCGGAGATCCAGATCGTATCCAACCAGGCGGCGGACTGGGATGCCTCGAAGGCGCGGTCCATCGCTTCCACGATCATCAAACAGCATGGCGATCTCTGTGCCTTCATCGGGTTGTGGGACAACATGGATGTCGGCATCGCCGCAGCCATCCGCGAGGCCGGGCTCACCGACCAGATCAAGCTCGTGTCCACGGGCGGCGGGAACCAGGAATTCGGTTGCACCAATCTCGAGAACGGATCCTTCGCGTCCTACGTGAAGGTCGATACCCGCGATCAGGCGCACCAGCTTGCCGAAACGATCCAGATCCTGTTGCAGACCCGGCCGGAGCCGGGATCGCAGCCCTTCGGCCTCTATACCGAAAACAAGATCCTGACGCCGGACAACATCGGCCCCGGTTCGTGCTGGACCCTCGACGGGATCCGGGCGGGCGACTGAGCCTCGCTGCGCCCCAAGGCGCGGTCGCCGGATTCGCGGCGACCGCCTCTCGCACCTTCGGAGTTTTAGAATGAGCGTGAACGAAACGTATCTGCGCTGGCGCTACCGCTATATCCCGGATCATGTGCTGGGCGAGGTTCTGGCAAAGAACTGGATCGACAATGCGATCCCCGTCCTCTTCCTGGCGATTGCCGTCGCGGTATTTTCCATCCTCATCCCCGGCTTTTTCACGGTCGGCAGCCTGTCGACGATTGCCCGCGTCCTCGGTGAATACATGTTCATCTGCATCGGCATGACGCTGGTGCTGAAGGCCGGCGGCATCGACCTCAGCGTCGGTTCGAACTTTGCCCTGTGCAATTTCGGCGCGCTCTACCTGGTGAATGCGCTGGGGATGCCACTGGTCGTGGTCATTCCCGCCGTCCTGCTCCTCGGTGGGCTGGTCGGTGCGCTGAACGGGGTGCTGATCGGCTACATGCGGCTGCGCGCCTTCCTGACCACGCTCGTGACGCTGATCCTCGTGCGCGCCATCGTGGAACTGTTGTCGCTGAATTACGGGGTCGAGGCGTCCTATCCCGCCTCAGAGGTGCCGGCATGGGATTATCTGGGCCTTGCAACGATCCTCGGCCTTCCGGTCTCCCTCTTCGTCGCCGGCATCGTCGCGATCGCGATCCATGTCCTGATGACCCGGATGCGTTTCGGCTGGCATCTCAGCGCGGTCGGGGGGTCGCGCCGGTCGGCCTATAACGTCGGCCTGCCGGTCAAGCGGATCGTGGCGCAGACCTATGTCATGTCGGGCGTGCTGACTGCGGCGGGGGCATTGTTCTATGCCTCGCGGCTGGGCAGCATCGGCGGCTCGGTCGGTGTCGGGCTCGAGATCGTGATCCTGACCGCAGCGGTGCTGGGCGGCAACAGCCTCGGCGGCGGGCGCGGCTCGGTCGCCAAGGCCATCATCGGCACAGTGATCGTGGTGCTGGTGACGAACGCGCTGGTGCGGCTCGGCCTGCGCACGGGGGCGAACGACCTTGTCCTGGGTCTGATCCTGCTCGCGGCCGTGGCGATCGACGTCAAATGGGTGAAGAACCGGCTGAAGATCCTCAACCGTGCCTATGTCTCCCCGACCTATTTCGCCCTTCCGCCCTGTCCCGAAACGGTCGAGGGATCGTCCTCGATCTACGAGGTCAACGACAAGCTGGCGGTGGCCGAGCCCATCGGGCTGGGTGAACTCGACGGACCCGAGGACATCATCCTGGACGAGGACGACAACCTCTACTGCGGCAGCCGCCACGGCGACGTGATCCGGTTCTTCGCCCCCGACTATAAGCGGCACGAGGTCTATGTGCACATCGGCGGCCATCCGCTTGGCATGGCGTTCAATCGCGACCGCGAGTTGGTCGTCTGTGTCGGCGGCATGGGGCTCTACAAGGTCACGAAGGACCGCAAACCGGTGAAACTGTCGGACGAGACCAACCGCTCGCTGTTCTCGATCATCGACGATTCGCGCATGCGCCTCGCCGACGATCTCGATATCGCGTCGGACGGTCGGATTTTCTTTTCCGAAGCCACCATCCGATACGAGATCCACGACTGGATCCTCGATGCGCTCGAGGCGCGCGGCAACGGCCGGATCATCTGTTACGATCCGCGCGACGGCTCGTCCCGCACGGTCCTGCCGAACCTCCAGTTCCCCAACGGCATCACCATGGTCGGGGATGACCAGTCCTTCCTCTTTGCCGAGACCTGGGGCTGCCGGATCAACCGCTACTGGTATGACGGCCCGCGCAAGGGTCAGCGCGAGGTCGTGATCCCCGACCTGCCGGGCTATCCCGACAATATCAATCGCGCCTCGGACGGCACATTCTGGTGCGCCGTGATCGGCATGCGTTCCCCGACCTTCGACCTGGCGCAGCGGATGCCGCAGTTCCGTCGGCGCATGGTCTATCGCGTCGCAGCGGACGAGTGGATGTATCCCAACATGAATGCCGGCTGCGTCTTCAAGTTCAGCCTCGAGGGCGAGATCCTCGACGTGCTCTGGGACCGCGACGGGGTCAAGCATCCTTCGATCACCTCGATGCGCGAGCACAAGGGCAAGCTCTATCTCGGCGGGCTCTTCAACGACAGGATCGGCGTCTACGACCTGCCGGACGCGGATCCGCACTGGACGGGCATCGGACATTACTGGGGAGCGAAGAACGATGAGTAACGTCTTTTCCCGCGCCATGGACCGGTTTCGCGGCAGCGGCAGCGCCGCGACCAGCATCCCGCCGATGGACGGCGCGCTGCGTCCGAACACGCGCATCGATGACGCCGACGTGCTGGCGACGGTCACCGCACCGGATGACATCGTGGCGACCCCCGAGGGGCTGCGGCTTTCGAGCGGGGCAGATCTGCTGAGCCTCACCCAGGACGGCACGACACAGCTCCTCCGGACCGAAACGAGCGAGATCACCTGCCTTGCCAGCGACGGCGCAGGGGCGTTGGCCCTCGGTCTCGACGAGGGGCGGCTGGTCATTCGCGGTGGCAGGCATGACGGGCGGGTGCTCATCGAACTGGATGGGGAGCCGGTCCTCGCGCCCTCCGCGGCGATGTTCGAGGATCCCGACACGCTCCTTGTCTGTCTTGCGAGCCGGGACAACCCGATGCGGGAGTGGAAACGCGACCTGATGACGAAGCGCGCGAGCGGATCGGTCTGGCGTGTCGATCTCGCCTCCGGGGCCGCGACCTGCCTCGCGCGCGACCTGGCCTTCCCCTACGGGATCGCGCGGACCGGAGAGGATGGCGTCCTCATCTCGGAAAGCTGGCGGCATCGGGTGCTGCGGCTCGCGCCGGACGGGCGCCGCACGGCAGTGCTCGACGAGCTGCCCGGCTACCCGGCGCGTCTGGTGCCCGAAGCGGATGGGCCGGGCTTCTGGCTGACGCTTTTCGCGCCGCGCACGCAGTTGATCGAATTCGTCCTGCGTGAGGAGGAATACCGGCAGCGGATGATGGACACAATCGCGCCGAACTACTGGATCGCGCCGTCGCTGCATCCGCCAAGCTCCTATCTCGAACCGCTACAGGGCGGGAGCCTGAAACAGCTCGGCGAACTCAAGCCCTGGGCGCCCTCGCGCTCGCTCGGCATCGTGCTGCGGCTCGACCCGGCGGGGCACGCCACGGAAAGCCTGCATTCGCGGGCGAACGGGCTGCGTCACGGCGTCACCGGCTGTCTGCCATCGCAGGACGGCCTGATCATCTGCTCCAAGGGCGGCAATCTCGTCGTCCGCGCGAAGATATAGGTGAAGATCATGGAGACATCGCCCCTTATCGAAATGCGGTCCGTCACCAAGGAATATCGCGGTGTTCCCGCGATACGGAGCGTGGATTTCCGGCTTCTGCCCGGCGAGATCCACGCGCTGCTGGGAGAGAACGGCGCGGGAAAATCCACCCTGACGAAGATCATGGCCGGCGTCACCCAACTGAGCGCGGGCGAGATGCTGCTCGACGGAACGCCCGTCTCCTTCGCGACGCCCGGCGAGGCCCTGGCCAATGGCGTCGCCATGGTGTTCCAGGAAACCAGCCTCGTGCCCAGCATGACCGTCGCTCAGAACCTGTTTCTGGGTGAGGAAAAGCTCTTCAACCGCCTGCGCGGCATCTACATCGCTGCGCAGCAGTTCATGCAGTCGCTGAATTTCCAGGTCGATCCCTGGGCCGATGTGGCGACGCTGGGCGCGGCCAAGAAACAGATGGTCGAGATCGCCCGCGCCGTCCGGCAAAAGGCCCGCGTCATCATTTTCGACGAGCCCACTGCGACGCTGACGCCGGAGGAGAAACGGCATTTCTTCGCGCTGGTGAACGATCTGAAGGCGCGCGGGGTCGCGGTGATCTTCATCACCCACGCGCTCGAGGAGGCGCTGACCATCGCGGACCGGATCTCCATCCTGCGCGACGGCGAACTGATCGCCAGCGACGACGCGAACAGGTTCGACCGCGACACGGTCGTTCAGGCGATGGTGGGCCGCACGCTCTCCGACGAACTCTATCACAACCATGGCGAGGACAGGATCCGCAAGCCGGGCCGCAAGGTGCTTTCGGTGCAGAACCTTTCGATGTCCAAGATCGTGAAGAACAATTCGTTCTCGGTCTATGCCGGACAGATCACCGGCGTGTTCGGCCTCATCGGCTCGGGACGCAGCGAAGCCGCAAAGGTCGTCTGCGGCATCTACAAGCGGGATTTCTTCCACGGCGGCGAGGTCTGGCTCGAGGACCGGCGGGTGCGCTACCGCACGCCGCGGCCGGCGGTGAAGGACGGGATCGTCTATGTCACCGAGGATCGCAAGATCGAGGGTTTCTACGAAAGCATGTCGATCGCAGAGAACATTCACCGCGCCGCGCAGGCGGCGAATGTCAGCGCCGGCCTCTTCGTGAACATGGCGGAGATGCGGTCGATGGCAGAGGCATGGAGCAAGAAGCTCAACATCCGCGCCATCGACCCGGATGCGCGCGTCATCGAACTGTCGGGCGGCAACCAGCAGAAGGTCGTGATCGCGCGGGCGCTCGTGCAGAAGCCGAAGGTGATCTTCTTCGACGAGCCCACGCGCGGGGTGGACGTCGGTGCGATCTCCGAGATCCATCAGCTGATCAAGGACCTGGCCGAGCAGGGGATCGCGATCGTGGTGATCTCTTCTTACCTGCCCGAGATCATGAACCTGTCGGACCGCATCCTCGTCTCACGCGGTGGACGGATCGTCGAGGAATTCACACCCGAAGAAGCAACGGAGGAGCGCATCATGTATGCGGCGGTGCATTGATGGCGGACGGTATCGGAAAACATCCGCCCGCGGGGGGGCGCATCTGTGTCCTCGGGGCGGGATTCATGGGCTGCGTGATCGCGACGCTCTACGCGCACCACGGCTATGAGGTGGTGCTGTGCGACAGTGAGCCCTCCATGCTCGACAGCTATCGCGACCGCGCGCGCCCGATTGCCGCGACGCTGGCCGGCGACCCAGCCGCCGCGGAGGCGATCGTGGCGCGCGTGCGGGGCGAGGCCGCGCTGCCGGAGGCGGTGGCCGGGGTCTTTCTGGTGCACGAGGCGGTGCAGGAGGTGCTGGAGACGAAACAGGCGGTCTTTGCCGAGCTCGACCGGCTCTGCCCGCCGGAGGTGGTGCTGGCGACGAATACCTCGTCCTTCCTGATCTCCGATATTTCGGCGCGGGTCACGCACAGGGAGCGGGTGCTGGGCATCCATTACATCACGCCCGCCCATATCATCCCGGTGATCGAACTCATCCACGGCGAGGCCACGCCGCCGGAGTTGGTCGAATGGGGCCGCGCCTTCGTGCGCAGCATCGACCATGTCGGCGTGGCCTGTCCCGAACGCCCCGGCTTCCTGATCAACAAGATCCAGTTCGCCATGCTGACCGAGGTCTACCGGCTGATGGACGAGGGGCTTGCGACGCGCGACGACATCGACGCCGCGGTGCGTTTGAGCATCGGCCCGCGGCTGGCGCTCTGGGGGCCGCTTCTGACCGAGGATCTGATCGTGTCGAAGAAGACCGCGCTGGCGGTCACGGACTCGCTCTGGCGGCAGACGGGGGACGAAAGCTACGCGGGGCGGAAGGTGCTTCGCGATCTGGTGGACGAGGGGCATCTCGGCGCCGTCACGGGGCAGGGCTGGTACACCTTCGACGCTCCGGCGGGGCAGGTGGTCGAGGAGCGGGACCGGCAGTTGCGGACACTGCTCGACTGGCTGCGGGACGCGGATCCCGTGGGACATCTGAATGTCCGCTAGGCATTGGCAGAAACGAATGAGGAAAATGATGGTGCAGAGGATGACCGAAAAGCTGGGAATGGCCGCCGGGTGCGGCAGGCAGGGGAGGGCGACATGCGCGGCGTGACCTTTCCCGGAGACCGCAGGGTCGAGATCATGAATTTCGACGATCCGACGCCCGGCCCCGGCGAGGTGGTCATCGAGGTGAAAGCCTCGGGCCTCTGCGGCAGCGACCTGCATGCCTATCGGGCGCCCACGGATGACGCGGCCTTTCGCGAACTGGCGAAGGGCAAGCCCTATGAGACGATGCGCGACAACGGTCCCAAGATCGCCGGCCACGAACCCTGCGGCGTGGTCGTCGCGGTGGGGCCGGGGGTAAGCGAACGGGTGGCGCGCCTCGGCCAGAGGGTCATGATCCACCACTATTCCGGCTGCCATGTCTGCGACCAGTGCCGCACCGGCTGGCCGCAGATGTGCGAGGAGATGGTGCCCGATATCTACGGCTGGACCGCCCATGGCGCGCACGCGAAATACATGAAATGCGCGGCCCATACGCTCGTCACCCTGCCCGAGGGGCTGTCCTTCGAGGCGGGGGCGGCCATCGCCTGCGGCTCGGGCACCTCCTATGCGGCGCTGCGCAAGGTGCAGCCCAATGCCAGCCATACGGTCGCGATCTTCGGTCAGGGGCCGGTCGGGCTGTCGGGCACCCAGTTCGCCGCCGCCATGGGCGCGCGGGTCATCGCGCTCGACGTGAACAAGGAGCGGCTCGAGACGGCGCGACGTTTCGGCGCCGCCGAGACGATCAACCCCGCGGAGGTGGACGCGCCGGAGGCGATCCGCGAACTGACCCACGGCCGGGGCGCGCATTTCTCGATTGAGACCTCGGGCGCGCAGCAGGCGATCGCCGATGCGATCAAGAGCCTGCGCCTCTGGGGCACGGCGGTCTTCGTCGGACTCGGCCGGCCGCCCGTGGTCGATTTCGCCTCCGACGTGATCTTTCGCCAGATCTCGTTGCAGGGGTCGTTCACCTTCTCGACCAACATCATGGAGGAATGCGCGGTGTTTTCGGTCGATCGCGGTGTGGAGGTCGAGGCGGTGTTTTCGGATCGCTGGAGCCTCGAACAAGCTGCGCAGGCCTATGACCTGCTTGACAAGCAGTCGTCCGGAAAGGGCGTGATCATCTTCTAGACGTGCCGCTGGTGGGCACGCCGAAGCCAACTGAGGAGGAAATGGAAATGAGAAGACTGGCAGGCGCTCTTTGCGCAGCTATCGCGATGGGTTCGATGGCCACGGAGGCCACGGCGCAGGATCTGAAGATCCTGTCGAGCTGGGACCAGAGTTATCCCGCCGTCAGCGACGTGCTGATCCCGTTCATGGATTACCTGGAGGAGGAAACGACGGCCGACCTGAAGCTGACGCGCTTCGGTCCGGAGACGATCCCGCCCTTCGAGCAGCTCAACCCGGTGACGCAGGGCCTTTTCGACATGCTCTATACCAATGGCGGATATCACTACAACGATATCGCCGTCGGCATGGCCCTTGATGCGCTCAGCGGCTCCGCCGAGGAACTGCATGACTCCGGGATCTGGGATTTCGCGGATCGGCAGTATCAGGAGATGGGGCTGAAGCTGATTGCCGTCTTCTACGACAGGAACGGCTTTCACATGATCCTCAAGGAGCCGCTGGGGGACAATGCGCTGGCGGGGCGCCGGATCCGGGGCACGCCGCTCTATCACCCGGTGATCGAGGCGCTGGGCGGCTCGCCGGCCGTGCTGCCCGCGCCGGAGATCTATCCCGCGCTGGAACGCGGCGTGGTGGACGGTGCCGCCTGGCCGGCCGTCGGCGCGGTGAACTACCGCTGGTTCGAGGTCGCGGGCTATTTCGTGCGTCCGACCTTCGGCCAGGTCAGCCACATGCTGCTGATGAACCTCGATACATGGAACGGGCTCGATGAGACGACACGGGCGGAGATCGAAGCCGCCGCGCGGCATTACGAAACGGAAAGCTCCGCGATCTTCGACAGCCTCGCCGGCAAGGAGGAGGAGACGCTGGTCGCCGAGGGGATGGAAGTCACGAATTTCCAGCCCGACGTGGCCGCGAATCTCAAGAGCGCGTGGTTCGACGGCGTGCTGGACCTGTCCGCGACCATCAACCCCGAGGCCATCGCGGAGATCCGCACGACGGCCGGCGACGCGGGTATCGGCAAATAGACACGAAAGCGGCCGCTTCCGCCGGGAGCGGCCCCGTTCCACAGGCAGTTCCGGAGATATGTGATGAAGGATCTTTTGCGACATCCGCTGAGGGCGATCCTGCGCCTTCACGATGTCCTCATCAGCGTCAGTTACTGGCTCGGGTCGCTGGCGCTGCTGCTCATCGTGGCAATCTTCGCCTACGAGGTCGTGATGCGATATTTTCTCGACGCGCCGACGAAATGGGGCAGCGATTTCGTCTCCTTCCTTCTCCTGATCTCGCTCTTCCTGGTCATCCCCCATGTG
The nucleotide sequence above comes from Celeribacter indicus. Encoded proteins:
- the cobW gene encoding cobalamin biosynthesis protein CobW; the protein is MSDLNKIPVTVITGFLGSGKTTLVRHLMANPEGRRLAVLVNEFGTAGVDGDILKSCADENCPAESIVELANGCICCTVADEFIPTIEALLALPQRPDHILIETSGLALPKPLLKAFDWPPIRSRVTVDGVIALADAEAVAAGLFAPDPAAVQAQREADESVDHETPLSEVFEDQISCADIVLLTKADLAGEDGVTKARAVVEAEAPRPVPILTVTEGAVDPRVVLGLGAAAEDDIDARPSHHDGAEDHEHDDFDTVVVGMGEIADPQVLQDAIGRLAREQNVLRVKGYVAVAGKPMRMLVQAVGARVRAQYDRPWGGEPRRSELVVIAEHDNVDEAAIRAVLGA
- a CDS encoding DUF1636 family protein, which translates into the protein MGGVTLMICQTCRRVAGGPPETEEPRPGARLLGRLEAACLPDTVTIRPVACLSACTRGCTIALSGGPKRWSYIYGDLDPDRHVEAILEGAARYAASEDGRVPWRERPEIFRKQSIARLPPQD
- a CDS encoding LysR family transcriptional regulator — protein: MTKSPPQAPLTALTSEFLHSRNLTLHKLNVFCMIARYSSVTRTAERLNIAQPAVTSHLRSLEDSLGTQLVRKTGRNIELTQAGERVYSWATEVMQRSSEMLLDLADIKKGVLGQTKIAAAMVVGTYKLPDIIIRFHKEYPAAKVCMSMSSPHLATQAVLSGDCDFGVTLIDPTQDTSRLETELLWKEPLFLVAALDSTLVGDVATLSELASLPFVTPMKGQIARELIDEALRTAGVVRTNSVLEFGHPEPILAAIRADIGPGFVFQSALPADLEREGLRIVRTPGIELTMPLFLIYDRKTVFSAPQTDLIDRIRRTFAALQDAPA
- a CDS encoding ABC transporter permease, producing the protein MNASHKTRVSLTQEQMVLAISGVLFVAFSLFLDNFFQISNLLSLLQNVSILGVLAVGMAVVVIGRGIDLTMVAVMVFSTGWAFVLVSRGMPIELALLLGMLLALGIGIVNGILVAYVEIPDIFATLAMATVIAGLGRFALVPSDNIFIGGDLGWLSALGTGTLAAIPMPVVLFLVIACVAFVGLRLTRYGAFIYAIGDNPLASRNSGIPIRPIRVLMYGISAFVAFCAGLIMAMTVSSVNTKLANSTMIYDIILVVVIGGIGLAGGKGSIRNVIAGTLLIGLLLNGMTIMNISYSAQNIIKSLILLLAIIVDSVVNPRDEQTSQQGDI
- a CDS encoding sugar ABC transporter substrate-binding protein, translating into MTLTRLRKALGIAALAGAALGTAAPASAERPDDGLVFTYQEALAGKKVAFVPITMGFDLTQGWMAAVQRDADRLGYELTIRDPNWNVDAGAQAIEQLINEKPDLLIVHNNDMQAYTKLIRRAMSAGINVIQMNLKTPVNSDAFVGGDWYDVGVKTAQEAARFCGEGTSGKIAVVQGPVTAPPNQLGVAGVEDALAEYPEIQIVSNQAADWDASKARSIASTIIKQHGDLCAFIGLWDNMDVGIAAAIREAGLTDQIKLVSTGGGNQEFGCTNLENGSFASYVKVDTRDQAHQLAETIQILLQTRPEPGSQPFGLYTENKILTPDNIGPGSCWTLDGIRAGD
- a CDS encoding ABC transporter permease, which codes for MSVNETYLRWRYRYIPDHVLGEVLAKNWIDNAIPVLFLAIAVAVFSILIPGFFTVGSLSTIARVLGEYMFICIGMTLVLKAGGIDLSVGSNFALCNFGALYLVNALGMPLVVVIPAVLLLGGLVGALNGVLIGYMRLRAFLTTLVTLILVRAIVELLSLNYGVEASYPASEVPAWDYLGLATILGLPVSLFVAGIVAIAIHVLMTRMRFGWHLSAVGGSRRSAYNVGLPVKRIVAQTYVMSGVLTAAGALFYASRLGSIGGSVGVGLEIVILTAAVLGGNSLGGGRGSVAKAIIGTVIVVLVTNALVRLGLRTGANDLVLGLILLAAVAIDVKWVKNRLKILNRAYVSPTYFALPPCPETVEGSSSIYEVNDKLAVAEPIGLGELDGPEDIILDEDDNLYCGSRHGDVIRFFAPDYKRHEVYVHIGGHPLGMAFNRDRELVVCVGGMGLYKVTKDRKPVKLSDETNRSLFSIIDDSRMRLADDLDIASDGRIFFSEATIRYEIHDWILDALEARGNGRIICYDPRDGSSRTVLPNLQFPNGITMVGDDQSFLFAETWGCRINRYWYDGPRKGQREVVIPDLPGYPDNINRASDGTFWCAVIGMRSPTFDLAQRMPQFRRRMVYRVAADEWMYPNMNAGCVFKFSLEGEILDVLWDRDGVKHPSITSMREHKGKLYLGGLFNDRIGVYDLPDADPHWTGIGHYWGAKNDE